A single window of Vanessa atalanta chromosome 27, ilVanAtal1.2, whole genome shotgun sequence DNA harbors:
- the LOC125074418 gene encoding chorion class B protein PC10-like, whose translation MFKAALLVCAQALLIQSIAGQCIGAGWGWGAPWAAAAPCGLGAPLAGGCGCGVAAIPASSGGGLGVSSASPISPNGVSVISENAIEGALAVAGALPFLGTVALEGVLPTAGAGAVNYGCGNGAVAILEEIAPTGIAGPLGYGLGPYGAIDGIGYGALGYGIGPLAGLNRAGCGCGAFI comes from the exons ATGTTCAAGGCTGCACTTTTGGTCTGCGCTCAGGCGCTCTTGATCCAG TCTATCGCTGGACAATGCATCGGAGCTGGATGGGGATGGGGTGCTCCCTGGGCCGCTGCTGCACCTTGCGGTCTCGGTGCTCCTCTGGCTGGTGGTTGTGGTTGCGGTGTTGCTGCGATCCCTGCCTCTAGCGGTGGTGGTCTCGGTGTGTCAAGCGCTTCTCCTATCTCACCAAATGGAGTGTCTGTGATCTCAGAAAACGCTATTGAAGGAGCTCTAGCAGTCGCCGGTGCTTTACCTTTCTTGGGAACCGTTGCTCTGGAAGGTGTTCTGCCAACTGCTGGTGCTGGTGCTGTCAACTACGGTTGCGGTAACGGTGCCGTCGCCATTTTGGAAGAAATTGCCCCCACTGGTATTGCTGGTCCACTCGGCTACGGCCTTGGCCCTTATGGTGCTATTGACGGAATCGGCTACGGTGCTCTCGGTTACGGTATCGGTCCACTGGCTGGACTTAACCGTGCTGGTTGTGGCTGTGGCGCCTTCATCTAA
- the LOC125074419 gene encoding chorion class A protein Ld5-like, with amino-acid sequence MTTFAFLLLCVQACLVQNVYSQCLRGAVAGPIGWEAGVAGCGWGPGVAGLGWEGGLAGPVGCGWGVGLGGLGWEGGLAGPVGLGWGAGLGGLGWEAGLGSLGWEAGLAGPGAWGWGAYGGAGVGDVAVAGEMGVAGSTLIAGQVPILGAVEFGGVVPAAGAVSIAGSCGCGCNGGYIY; translated from the exons ATGACTACCTTCGCTTTCCTCCTCCTCTGCGTTCAAGCTTGCTTGGTTCAG AATGTGTACAGCCAGTGTCTGCGTGGTGCCGTTGCTGGACCTATTGGGTGGGAAGCTGGAGTAGCTGGCTGCGGCTGGGGTCCCGGCGTTGCTGGCTTAGGCTGGGAAGGTGGATTAGCCGGTCCCGTTGGGTGCGGTTGGGGTGTCGGCCTTGGTGGTCTAGGCTGGGAAGGCGGTTTAGCTGGACCCGTTGGCTTGGGTTGGGGTGCCGGTCTTGGTGGTTTAGGCTGGGAGGCCGGTCTTGGTAGTTTAGGCTGGGAAGCCGGTCTTGCTGGTCCCGGTGCTTGGGGCTGGGGTGCCTATGGAGGTGCCGGTGTTGGTGATGTAGCAGTTGCCGGTGAAATGGGCGTCGCTGGTTCCACACTAATCGCTGGTCAAGTGCCAATCCTTGGTGCTGTCGAATTCGGAGGTGTCGTGCCAGCTGCTGGAGCTGTGTCCATCGCCGGTAGTTGCGGCTGCGGCTGCAACGGTGGTTACATTTACTGa
- the LOC125074423 gene encoding chorion class B protein PC10-like, translated as MFKAVLLVCAQALLIQSIAGQCIGAGWGWGAPLGGLGAPLAGGCGCGVPAIPASSGGGLGVSSASPISPNGVSVLSENAIEGALAVAGALPFLGTVALEGVLPTAGAGAVNYGCGNGAVAILEEIAPAGIAGPLGYGLGPYGALDGIGYGALGYGIGPLAGLNRAGCGCGAFI; from the exons ATGTTCAAGGCTGTACTTTTGGTCTGCGCTCAGGCGCTCTTAATCCAG TCTATCGCTGGACAATGCATCGGAGCTGGATGGGGATGGGGTGCTCCCTTGGGCGGTCTCGGCGCTCCTCTGGCTGGTGGTTGTGGTTGCGGTGTTCCTGCGATCCCTGCCTCTAGCGGTGGTGGTCTCGGTGTGTCAAGCGCTTCTCCTATCTCACCAAACGGAGTGTCTGTGCTCTCAGAAAACGCTATTGAAGGAGCTCTAGCAGTCGCCGGTGCTTTACCTTTCTTGGGAACCGTTGCTCTGGAAGGTGTTCTGCCAACTGCTGGTGCAGGTGCTGTCAACTACGGTTGCGGTAACGGTGCCGTCGCCATTTTGGAAGAAATTGCTCCCGCTGGTATTGCTGGCCCACTCGGCTACGGCCTTGGTCCTTATGGTGCTCTCGACGGTATCGGCTACGGTGCTCTCGGTTACGGTATTGGTCCCCTGGCTGGACTTAACCGGGCTGGTTGCGGCTGTGGCGCCTTCATCTAA
- the LOC125074437 gene encoding chorion class CA protein ERA.1-like has protein sequence MSTFAFLLLCVQACLVQNVYSQYLGGPLGCGCEAGLAGPLGYGRGLGIAGLGCEAGLIGNAGYGLGLGLGAPCGAAYGGAGVGDVSVVGEMGVAGNTLVAGQVPILGAVEFGGIVPAAGAVSIAGSCGCGCGGGYIY, from the exons ATGTCTACCTTCGCTTTCCTGCTCCTCTGCGTCCAAGCTTGCTTGGTTCAG aatgtaTACAGCCAGTACCTCGGAGGTCCTCTTGGATGTGGATGTGAAGCCGGTCTGGCTGGACCCCTTGGCTACGGCCGAGGCCTAGGCATCGCTGGTTTAGGCTGTGAGGCCGGTCTAATTGGCAACGCTGGTTACGGTTTGGGCCTTGGTCTTGGTGCTCCATGTGGTGCTGCCTACGGAGGTGCCGGTGTCGGTGATGTATCAGTCGTTGGTGAAATGGGCGTCGCTGGTAACACCCTGGTCGCTGGTCAGGTGCCAATCCTCGGTGCTGTCGAGTTCGGAGGTATCGTGCCGGCTGCTGGAGCTGTCTCCATTGCTGGTAGCTGCGGTTGCGGCTGCGGTGGTGGTTACATTTACTGA
- the LOC125074429 gene encoding chorion class B protein PC10-like, translating to MFKAALLVCAQALLIQSIAGQCIGAGWGWGAPLGGLGVPLAGGCGCGVAAIPASSGGGLGVSSASPISPNGVSVLSENAIEGALAVAGALPFLGTVALEGVLPTAGAGAVNYGCGNGAVAILEEIAPAGIAGPLGYGLGPYGAIDGIGYGALGYGIGPLAGLNRAGCGCGAFI from the exons ATGTTCAAGGCTGCACTTTTGGTCTGCGCTCAGGCGCTCTTGATCCAG TCTATCGCTGGACAATGCATCGGAGCTGGATGGGGATGGGGTGCTCCCTTGGGCGGTCTCGGCGTTCCTCTGGCTGGTGGTTGTGGTTGCGGTGTTGCTGCGATCCCTGCCTCTAGCGGTGGTGGTCTCGGTGTGTCAAGCGCTTCTCCTATCTCACCAAACGGAGTGTCTGTGCTCTCAGAAAACGCTATTGAAGGAGCTCTAGCAGTCGCCGGTGCTTTACCTTTCTTGGGAACCGTTGCTCTGGAAGGTGTTCTGCCAACTGCTGGTGCAGGTGCTGTCAACTACGGATGCGGTAACGGTGCCGTCGCCATTTTGGAAGAAATTGCCCCCGCTGGTATTGCTGGACCACTCGGCTATGGCCTTGGCCCTTATGGTGCTATTGACGGAATCGGCTACGGTGCTCTCGGTTACGGTATCGGTCCACTGGCTGGACTTAACCGTGCTGGTTGTGGCTGTGGCGCCTTCATCTAA
- the LOC125074440 gene encoding chorion class CA protein ERA.1-like: MSTFAFLLLCIQACLVQNVYSQCLRGAVAGPGLAGPIGYGWGAGLGGLGWEAGLAGPGAWGWGAGLAGSYGGAGVGDVAVAGEMGVAGTTLVAGQVPILGAVEFGGVVPAAGAVSIAGSCGCGCGCSGGYLY, encoded by the exons ATGTCTACCTTCGCTTTCCTCCTCCTCTGCATCCAAGCTTGCTTGGTTCAG AATGTGTACAGCCAGTGTCTGCGTGGTGCCGTTGCTGGACCT GGTCTAGCTGGACCCATTGGCTACGGTTGGGGTGCCGGCCTCGGTGGTTTAGGCTGGGAAGCCGGTCTGGCAGGTCCCGGAGCTTGGGGCTGGGGTGCTGGTCTTGCTGGTTCCTACGGAGGTGCCGGCGTTGGTGATGTAGCAGTCGCTGGTGAAATGGGCGTCGCTGGAACCACACTAGTAGCTGGTCAAGTGCCAATCCTTGGCGCAGTCGAGTTCGGAGGTGTCGTGCCAGCCGCTGGAGCTGTTTCTATCGCTGGTAGCTGCGGCTGCGGCTGCGGCTGCAGCGGTGGATACCTTTACTGa
- the LOC125074415 gene encoding chorion class B protein PC10-like, with product MFKAVLLVCAQALLIQSIAGQYIGAGCGGAPYGLIGGCGCGVAAIPASSGGGLGVASASPIPPNGVSVLSENAIEGPLAVAGALPFLGTVALEGILPTAGAGAVNYGCGNGAVAIVEELAPAGLAGPLGYGLGPFGAIDGFGYGIGGLAGPYRGGCGCGALI from the exons ATGTTCAAGGCTGTACTTTTGGTCTGCGCTCAGGCGCTCTTGATCCag TCTATCGCTGGACAGTACATCGGAGCTGGATGTGGCGGTGCTCCCTACGGTCTCATCGGTGGTTGTGGTTGCGGAGTTGCTGCTATCCCTGCCTCTAGCGGTGGTGGCCTCGGTGTCGCCAGTGCTTCTCCTATCCCACCAAACGGAGTGTCTGTGCTCTCAGAAAACGCTATTGAAGGACCTCTCGCTGTAGCCGGTGCTCTACCGTTCTTGGGAACCGTCGCTCTGGAAGGTATTCTGCCAACTGCTGGTGCTGGTGCTGTCAATTATGGATGTGGCAACGGAGCCGTCGCCATTGTGGAGGAACTCGCTCCCGCTGGCCTTGCTGGCCCACTCGGCTACGGCCTCGGTCCCTTCGGTGCTATTGACGGTTTCGGCTACGGCATCGGTGGTCTGGCTGGTCCTTACCGCGGTGGTTGCGGCTGTGGTGCCCTCATCTAA
- the LOC125074438 gene encoding chorion class CA protein ERA.1-like, with amino-acid sequence MSTFAFLLLCVQACLVQNVYSQYLGGPLGCGCEAGLAGPLGYGRGLGLAGLGCEAGLISPAGYGLGLGLGAPCGAAYGGAGVGDVSVAGEMGVVGSTLVAGQVPILGAVEFGGIVPAAGAVSIAGSCGCGCNGYLY; translated from the exons ATGTCTACCTTCGCTTTCCTCCTCCTCTGCGTCCAAGCTTGCTTGGTTCAG aatgtaTACAGCCAGTACCTCGGAGGTCCTCTTGGATGTGGATGTGAAGCCGGTCTGGCTGGACCCCTTGGCTACGGCCGAGGCCTTGGCCTCGCTGGTTTAGGCTGTGAAGCCGGTCTCATTAGTCCCGCTGGTTACGGATTGGGCCTTGGTCTTGGTGCCCCATGCGGTGCTGCCTACGGAGGTGCCGGTGTCGGTGATGTATCAGTCGCTGGTGAAATGGGCGTCGTTGGTTCCACCCTGGTCGCTGGTCAAGTGCCGATCCTCGGTGCCGTCGAGTTCGGAGGCATCGTGCCGGCTGCTGGAGCTGTCTCCATCGCCGGTAGCTGCGGCTGCGGCTGCAACGGTTACCTTTACTGA
- the LOC125074416 gene encoding chorion class A protein PC292-like, producing the protein MSTFAFLLLCVQACLVQNVYSQCLRGAVAGPIGWEAGVAGCGWGPGVAGLGWEGGLAGPVGCGWGAGLGGLGWEGGLAGPVGCGWGSGVAGLGWEGGLAGPVGLGWGAGLGGLGWEAGLSGLGWEAGLASPGAWGWGAYGGAGVGDVAVAGEMGVAGTTLVAGQVPILGAVEFGGVVPAAGAVSIAGSCGCGCNGGYIY; encoded by the exons ATGTCTACCTTCGCTTTCCTCCTCCTCTGCGTCCAAGCTTGCTTGGTTCAG AATGTGTACAGCCAGTGTCTGCGTGGTGCCGTTGCTGGACCTATTGGGTGGGAAGCTGGAGTAGCTGGCTGCGGCTGGGGTCCCGGCGTTGCTGGCTTAGGCTGGGAAGGCGGATTAGCTGGTCCCGTTGGATGCGGTTGGGGTGCCGGCCTTGGTGGTCTAGGCTGGGAAGGCGGTTTAGCTGGACCCGTTGGCTGCGGCTGGGGTTCCGGCGTTGCTGGCTTAGGCTGGGAAGGTGGATTAGCTGGACCCGTTGGCTTGGGTTGGGGTGCCGGTCTTGGTGGTTTAGGCTGGGAGGCCGGTCTTAGTGGTTTAGGCTGGGAAGCCGGTCTTGCTAGTCCCGGTGCTTGGGGCTGGGGTGCCTATGGAGGTGCCGGTGTTGGTGATGTAGCAGTTGCCGGTGAAATGGGCGTCGCTGGTACTACACTCGTCGCAGGTCAGGTACCAATCCTTGGTGCTGTCGAATTCGGAGGTGTCGTACCAGCTGCTGGAGCTGTGTCCATCGCCGGTAGCTGCGGCTGCGGCTGCAACGGTGGTTACATTTACTGa
- the LOC125074420 gene encoding chorion class B protein PC10-like, with amino-acid sequence MFKAALLVCAQALLIQSIAGQCIGAGWGWGAPWAAAAPCGLGAPLAGGCGCGVAAIPASSGGGLGVSSASPISPNGVSVLSENAIEGPLAVAGALPFLGTVALEGVLPTAGAGAVNYGCGNGAVAILEEIAPAGIAGPLGYGLGPYGAIDGIGYGGIGYGIGPLAGLNRGGCGCAGFI; translated from the exons ATGTTCAAGGCTGCACTTTTGGTCTGCGCTCAGGCGCTCTTGATCCAG TCTATCGCTGGACAATGCATCGGAGCTGGATGGGGATGGGGTGCTCCCTGGGCCGCTGCTGCACCTTGCGGTCTCGGCGCTCCTCTGGCTGGTGGTTGTGGTTGCGGTGTTGCTGCGATCCCTGCCTCTAGCGGTGGTGGTCTCGGTGTGTCAAGCGCTTCTCCTATCTCACCAAACGGAGTATCTGTGCTCTCAGAAAACGCTATTGAAGGACCTCTCGCTGTAGCCGGTGCTCTGCCATTCTTGGGAACCGTCGCTCTGGAAGGTGTTCTGCCAACTGCTGGTGCAGGTGCTGTCAACTACGGATGTGGGAACGGAGCTGTCGCCATTTTGGAAGAAATTGCCCCCGCTGGTATTGCTGGCCCACTCGGCTACGGCCTTGGCCCCTATGGTGCTATTGACGGTATCGGCTACGGTGGTATCGGTTACGGTATTGGTCCTCTGGCTGGACTTAACCGTGGTGGCTGCGGCTGTGCAGGTTTTATCTAA
- the LOC125074435 gene encoding chorion class B protein PC10-like, with translation MFKAVLLVCAQALLIQSIAGQYIGTVCGGAPYGFAGGCGCGVAVPASSGGGLGVASASPIPPNGVSVLSENAIEGPLAVAGALPFLGTVALEGILPTAGAGAVNYGCGNGAVAIVEELAPAGLAGPLGYGLGPFGAIDGFGYGIGGLAGPYRGGCGCGALI, from the exons ATGTTCAAGGCTGTACTTTTGGTCTGCGCCCAGGCGCTCTTGATCCAG TCTATCGCTGGACAGTACATCGGAACTGTGTGTGGCGGTGCTCCTTACGGTTTCGCCGGTGGTTGTGGCTGCGGAGTTGCCGTCCCTGCCTCTAGCGGTGGTGGTCTCGGTGTCGCCAGTGCTTCTCCTATCCCACCAAATGGAGTGTCTGTGCTCTCAGAAAACGCTATTGAAGGACCTCTCGCTGTAGCCGGTGCTCTACCGTTCTTGGGAACCGTCGCTCTGGAAGGTATTCTGCCAACTGCAGGTGCTGGTGCTGTCAATTACGGATGTGGCAACGGAGCCGTCGCCATTGTGGAGGAACTCGCTCCCGCTGGCCTTGCTGGCCCACTCGGCTACGGCCTCGGTCCCTTCGGTGCTATTGACGGTTTCGGCTACGGCATCGGTGGTCTGGCTGGTCCTTACCGCGGTGGTTGCGGCTGTGGTGCCCTCATCTAA
- the LOC125074432 gene encoding chorion class CA protein ERA.1-like, with protein sequence MSTFAFLLLCVQACLVQNVYSQCLRGAVVGPIGWEAGVAGCGWGPGVAGLGWEGGLAGPVGCGWGVGLGGLGWEGGLAGPVGLGWGAGLGGLGWEAGLAGPGAWGCGSYGGAGVGDVAVAGEMGVAGTTLVAGQVPILGAVEFGGVVPAAGAVSIAGSCGCGCNGGYIY encoded by the exons ATGTCTACCTTCGCTTTCCTCCTTCTCTGCGTCCAAGCTTGCTTGGTTCAG AATGTGTACAGCCAGTGTCTGCGTGGTGCCGTTGTTGGACCTATTGGGTGGGAAGCTGGAGTAGCTGGCTGCGGCTGGGGTCCCGGTGTTGCTGGCTTAGGCTGGGAAGGCGGATTAGCCGGTCCCGTTGGGTGCGGTTGGGGTGTCGGCCTTGGTGGTCTAGGCTGGGAAGGCGGTTTAGCTGGACCTGTTGGCTTGGGTTGGGGTGCCGGTCTTGGTGGTTTAGGCTGGGAAGCCGGTCTTGCTGGTCCCGGTGCTTGGGGCTGTGGTTCCTATGGAGGTGCCGGTGTTGGTGATGTAGCAGTTGCCGGTGAAATGGGCGTCGCTGGTACCACACTAGTCGCTGGTCAAGTGCCAATCCTTGGTGCTGTCGAATTCGGAGGTGTCGTGCCAGCTGCTGGAGCTGTGTCCATCGCCGGTAGTTGCGGCTGCGGCTGCAACGGTGGTTACATTTACTGa